A window of Roseovarius sp. THAF27 contains these coding sequences:
- the cobU gene encoding bifunctional adenosylcobinamide kinase/adenosylcobinamide-phosphate guanylyltransferase gives MKKSILITGGARSGKSALAERMALQPAGRAIYIATARLHAGDDEMAERVAKHKARRGAAWEDVHAPTDLAGALQDTDGSVPRLVDCLTLWLTNLILEDSDWQAETDRLVETLASQAAPVVFVTNEVGQGIVPENKLARLFRDAAGYVNQSVALACDEVWLTVAGYPMKVKPNDHSF, from the coding sequence ATGAAAAAGTCGATACTCATCACCGGGGGCGCGCGTTCCGGCAAGTCGGCATTGGCCGAGCGGATGGCTTTGCAGCCCGCCGGACGGGCCATCTATATCGCGACCGCGCGTCTGCACGCAGGCGACGACGAGATGGCCGAGCGCGTGGCGAAACACAAGGCGCGGCGCGGTGCGGCGTGGGAGGACGTTCATGCGCCGACCGATCTGGCCGGGGCGTTGCAGGACACCGACGGCAGCGTGCCGCGGCTGGTCGATTGCCTGACGCTCTGGTTGACGAACCTCATCCTCGAAGACAGTGACTGGCAGGCCGAGACCGACAGGTTGGTCGAAACGCTGGCAAGCCAGGCCGCGCCGGTCGTTTTCGTCACCAACGAGGTGGGCCAGGGGATCGTGCCCGAGAACAAGCTGGCCCGGCTGTTCCGCGATGCCGCGGGTTACGTGAACCAATCCGTGGCGCTGGCCTGTGACGAGGTGTGGCTGACCGTGGCGGGCTATCCGATGAAGGTGAAGCCGAATGACCATTCTTTCTGA
- the bluB gene encoding 5,6-dimethylbenzimidazole synthase: MADQPRPSPARVFSSHERQCLYDIIEARRDVRNEFLPDPIDDDALRRILEAAHAAPSVGFMQPWNFILLRDAELRTQVHSIFSRANEEAAAMFPDDRQSAYRSLKLEGITKAPLNIVVTCDRTRGGKVVLGRTHNRDMDLYSTVCAVQNLWLAARAEGIGVGWVSIFDHREIATLLGIPEHVELVAYLCVGYVDQLYEQPELAAKGWRQRISLDDLIMHEGWQD; encoded by the coding sequence ATGGCGGATCAACCCAGGCCAAGTCCGGCACGCGTCTTTTCCTCGCACGAAAGGCAATGCCTCTATGATATCATCGAGGCGCGCCGCGACGTTCGGAACGAGTTTCTGCCCGACCCGATCGACGATGACGCGCTGCGCCGAATCCTCGAAGCGGCTCATGCCGCGCCCTCCGTCGGCTTCATGCAGCCGTGGAACTTCATTCTGTTGCGTGACGCCGAACTCAGAACCCAGGTGCACAGCATTTTCAGCCGCGCCAACGAAGAAGCCGCCGCCATGTTCCCCGATGACCGTCAGTCCGCCTACAGGTCGCTGAAGCTCGAAGGGATCACCAAGGCACCGCTCAATATCGTAGTCACCTGCGACCGCACCCGCGGCGGCAAGGTGGTTTTGGGCCGCACGCACAATCGTGACATGGATCTTTATTCAACCGTCTGCGCAGTGCAGAACCTCTGGCTCGCGGCCCGCGCCGAGGGGATCGGCGTCGGATGGGTCAGCATTTTCGACCACCGCGAGATCGCCACTCTGCTCGGCATCCCCGAACATGTCGAGCTGGTGGCCTACCTTTGCGTCGGATATGTCGATCAGCTTTACGAACAGCCCGAACTGGCCGCCAAGGGGTGGCGGCAGCGGATATCGCTCGATGACCTTATCATGCACGAGGGTTGGCAGGATTAA
- a CDS encoding CbtB domain-containing protein: MTVKTATATQTASASALVSVFAIAALGLGVIFVAGHVQAGTLHDAAHDVRHATGFPCH, translated from the coding sequence ATGACTGTAAAGACTGCAACGGCCACACAGACCGCATCGGCCTCCGCGCTGGTGTCGGTGTTCGCGATCGCCGCGCTGGGTCTTGGCGTGATCTTCGTGGCAGGCCACGTTCAGGCCGGGACGCTTCACGACGCGGCGCATGACGTGCGTCACGCCACCGGCTTCCCCTGCCACTGA
- the cobT gene encoding nicotinate-nucleotide--dimethylbenzimidazole phosphoribosyltransferase, producing the protein MTILSDVSSLGEVAGLAGSLSVTDKDAGEAALARQNSLTKPPGALGRLEELAIFMAGWQGTDRPAIASAQALVFAGNHGVCAQGVNPFPQDVTAQMVANFENGGAAINQLCRANGAELSVIALELDQPTADITAGSAMSEAETLDALRRGAAAVDPGVSVLILGEMGIGNSTIAAAMAKGAFGGEAALWVGKGTGSDDAGVTRKIDVVTRACARHSDARGLEILARLGGREQAAICGAVLEARARRIPVILDGFICTAATVPLFAADRRFLDHCLVGHVSREPGHARLLAELGMRPILSLDMALGEGSGAAIALGVLRSALACHNGMATFSEAGVSGQ; encoded by the coding sequence ATGACCATTCTTTCTGACGTCTCGTCGCTGGGCGAGGTTGCCGGGCTTGCCGGGTCTTTGTCCGTAACGGATAAAGACGCCGGCGAGGCGGCGCTGGCGCGCCAGAACAGCCTGACCAAGCCGCCGGGCGCCTTGGGACGGCTGGAGGAGCTGGCGATTTTCATGGCGGGCTGGCAAGGCACGGACCGGCCCGCCATCGCCAGCGCGCAGGCCCTTGTTTTTGCCGGCAATCACGGCGTCTGCGCGCAGGGAGTCAACCCCTTCCCGCAGGACGTGACGGCGCAGATGGTGGCGAACTTTGAAAATGGCGGCGCGGCGATCAACCAGTTGTGCCGCGCAAATGGAGCCGAGCTGTCGGTGATTGCGCTGGAGTTGGACCAGCCGACCGCGGATATCACTGCCGGGTCGGCCATGTCAGAGGCTGAGACGCTGGACGCCCTGCGCCGAGGGGCTGCGGCCGTTGATCCTGGCGTCAGTGTGCTGATCCTCGGCGAGATGGGCATCGGAAACTCGACCATTGCCGCCGCGATGGCCAAGGGCGCCTTCGGCGGAGAGGCGGCGCTTTGGGTGGGCAAGGGGACGGGATCGGATGACGCCGGGGTCACGCGCAAGATCGACGTGGTGACACGCGCCTGCGCGCGTCATTCGGACGCCAGAGGTCTGGAAATCCTTGCCCGGCTCGGCGGGCGCGAACAGGCGGCGATCTGTGGCGCCGTGCTGGAAGCGCGGGCGCGGCGCATTCCGGTCATCCTCGACGGTTTCATCTGCACGGCGGCGACGGTGCCGCTTTTTGCCGCCGACCGTCGGTTCCTGGACCATTGCCTAGTCGGGCATGTCAGCCGCGAGCCGGGGCACGCGCGGCTTCTGGCGGAACTGGGCATGCGGCCGATCCTGTCGCTGGACATGGCGCTGGGCGAAGGCTCGGGCGCGGCGATTGCGTTGGGCGTGTTGCGCTCGGCGCTGGCCTGTCACAACGGGATGGCGACGTTTTCCGAGGCCGGGGTGTCCGGTCAATGA
- a CDS encoding adenosylcobinamide-GDP ribazoletransferase — MSLRARVAEFQLAVMLLTRLPAGRIGDDPPTMLAARWAFVPVGALVGALTWLVFSVAEASGASEQISALLALGAMALVTGALHFDGLADFADGHGGGHDKAHALEIMRDSRIGSYGVVAVGVAAALWAVSVAEADAGFWTFVGAAMLSRAAMVAVQESLLPARADGLGRSAAGRSKAARGVLVAAAVVALVFSPWALLACALVTFAIGWLAWRKIGGQTGDVLGAVQLVSETAIWVALACL; from the coding sequence ATGAGCCTGCGTGCGCGCGTTGCCGAGTTTCAACTGGCGGTGATGCTGCTGACCCGGCTTCCGGCGGGGCGGATCGGGGACGATCCGCCGACGATGCTGGCCGCTCGGTGGGCCTTTGTCCCGGTGGGAGCCCTTGTCGGCGCGTTGACGTGGCTGGTTTTTAGCGTGGCAGAGGCGAGTGGCGCGTCCGAGCAGATTTCGGCCCTGCTTGCGCTGGGCGCAATGGCGCTGGTCACCGGCGCGCTGCATTTCGACGGGCTGGCGGATTTCGCCGACGGGCATGGCGGCGGGCACGACAAGGCCCACGCGCTGGAGATCATGCGCGACAGCCGCATCGGCAGCTACGGCGTGGTTGCGGTGGGGGTGGCTGCGGCCCTGTGGGCGGTATCGGTGGCCGAAGCCGACGCCGGCTTTTGGACCTTCGTCGGCGCGGCCATGCTCAGCCGCGCAGCCATGGTGGCGGTCCAAGAGAGCCTGCTTCCGGCCCGCGCGGACGGCTTGGGGCGTAGCGCGGCGGGGCGCAGCAAGGCCGCGCGCGGCGTCCTCGTGGCTGCGGCGGTCGTGGCGCTGGTGTTTTCGCCCTGGGCGCTGTTGGCCTGCGCGCTGGTGACTTTTGCCATCGGCTGGCTGGCGTGGCGCAAGATCGGCGGGCAAACCGGCGACGTTCTGGGGGCTGTGCAACTGGTCTCGGAGACCGCCATCTGGGTCGCGCTGGCCTGCCTTTGA